Proteins from a single region of Cytophagia bacterium CHB2:
- a CDS encoding glycosyltransferase family 2 protein, translating into MSALQPPAQDEASKPLVWILIVNWNGKADTLACLASLRNIHYRPYKVLVIDNASSDGSVEAIRKQFPETRLVVNAKNERFARANNQGLEIALAAGAEFVLLLNNDTEVAPDFLDHLVLAALFRKHVGLVAPKIYYHQQPQLIWFAGGKINWWSGRIYHLGLRELDHASLATPQPMDYLTGCALLVRRACLQQIGPLDESYHMYAEDADWCQRARQAGYLCLFQPEAKIWHKISASSSASYKAYHKILGNFRFYKRYARWYHWLTIPFGVAFGAVRELMRTALNQPGEIGKLATAMLSGFRDILFRRRTQA; encoded by the coding sequence ATGAGCGCGTTGCAGCCTCCCGCACAGGACGAAGCGTCCAAGCCGCTGGTTTGGATTCTCATCGTCAATTGGAACGGCAAAGCCGACACGCTCGCCTGCCTGGCTTCGCTGCGCAACATTCATTATCGCCCCTACAAAGTTTTGGTGATTGACAACGCTTCCAGCGACGGCAGCGTCGAGGCCATCCGCAAACAATTTCCGGAAACGCGCCTGGTGGTCAACGCCAAAAACGAACGTTTTGCGCGCGCCAACAATCAAGGCCTCGAAATCGCGCTGGCTGCCGGGGCGGAATTCGTGCTGTTGCTCAACAATGACACGGAAGTTGCCCCGGACTTTCTCGATCACCTCGTGCTGGCGGCGTTATTTCGCAAACACGTTGGCCTGGTGGCGCCCAAAATTTATTATCATCAACAGCCTCAACTCATTTGGTTTGCCGGCGGCAAAATCAACTGGTGGAGCGGCCGCATCTATCATCTCGGCTTGCGCGAGCTTGATCACGCTTCACTGGCAACCCCGCAGCCGATGGATTACCTCACCGGCTGCGCCTTGCTCGTGCGCCGCGCCTGCCTGCAGCAAATCGGCCCGCTGGATGAATCCTATCACATGTATGCCGAGGACGCCGATTGGTGCCAGCGCGCGCGCCAGGCCGGTTATTTATGCCTGTTTCAACCGGAGGCCAAAATCTGGCACAAAATCAGCGCAAGCTCGAGCGCCAGCTACAAAGCCTATCACAAAATCCTGGGCAATTTTCGTTTCTACAAACGCTACGCGCGCTGGTATCACTGGCTCACGATTCCATTTGGCGTGGCCTTCGGCGCCGTTCGCGAGTTGATGCGCACGGCCCTCAACCAGCCCGGCGAGATCGGCAAGCTGGCAACGGCCATGCTGTCGGGTTTTCGAGACATTTTATTCAGACGGCGAACGCAAGCCTAA
- a CDS encoding sigma-70 family RNA polymerase sigma factor has protein sequence MAASMTDVDLIDKFVKGDANAFNTLVWRWEKTIYNFVLRYVGNRDEAHDLSQQVFVRVYRNLHRLNNPSSFSTWIHQIAANLCRDWIKQRRRRPVVSLENIQELGSLELNKNPALTLFPDASQHPDKIVSRNQLREIIEKALQEIPEEQRIVVIMKEYQGLKFTEIAEALGAPVNTVKSRLYYGLSALKKILTRWQLDDEVLQYEM, from the coding sequence ATGGCGGCTTCTATGACAGATGTTGATTTGATTGACAAATTTGTGAAAGGGGACGCCAACGCCTTCAACACATTGGTGTGGCGTTGGGAGAAAACGATTTACAATTTCGTGCTGCGCTACGTCGGCAATCGCGATGAGGCGCATGATTTGAGCCAGCAAGTGTTCGTGCGGGTTTATCGCAATCTGCATCGCTTGAACAACCCCTCGAGTTTTTCGACATGGATTCATCAGATTGCGGCCAATCTCTGCCGGGACTGGATCAAGCAGCGCCGGCGGCGACCGGTGGTGTCGCTGGAAAACATACAGGAACTCGGCTCGCTGGAATTGAACAAGAACCCGGCACTCACCCTGTTCCCTGACGCCAGCCAGCACCCTGATAAGATCGTGAGCCGGAATCAACTGCGCGAGATTATTGAAAAAGCGCTGCAAGAAATACCGGAAGAACAACGCATTGTCGTGATTATGAAGGAATATCAAGGTTTGAAATTCACCGAGATTGCCGAAGCGCTGGGCGCGCCGGTGAACACTGTCAAGTCACGCCTCTATTACGGGCTTTCGGCATTGAAAAAAATATTAACCCGTTGGCAACTGGATGACGAGGTGTTGCAATATGAAATGTGA